The Halocalculus aciditolerans nucleotide sequence GCGGCGACGACGCCCTGCCGCCTCACATAGATGCAAGGAGGAAGCCCACGGCTTCAGCCGTGGGAAGAATCTGACAGTCCATTCTACCAACCACGAGCGATAGCAGTCCGACTCCCCCACGCCAATCATATAATTTATAAAACGCTGCTCTATACGTGAAGTTACAGATGGAGGTCAAACGAACCATTCCGGTCAAACTCTCGGTCCCAGATGACCGAGAGGGCGACCTCCATCAGACCATCGAGCAGTTCAACCACGCCTGCAACTACACCGTCCAACACGGTCGCAACGACGGCGGATACCTCATCCTCAACAAGTCCACCATACACGACGAAGTGTACCACGACTTGCGAGACGAGACAGACCTACCCGCGAACCTCTGCGTTCGAGCTTACTCGAAAGCCATCGAAGCGATGAAAAGCACCGTTGCCGACTGGAAGAAGGGAAACAGCCGACCCCTCCCACGATTCAACGAACCGTCCGCAGTCTACGACAAACGGACGTTGACCATCAAGGACAGGTCGGCCACTCTCTCCACCCTCAACGGTCGGGTCGCCGTAGACTACGTTCTCGGTGACTACCAGAAGTCCTACCTCGATGACGACGACTATCAGAAGCGGATGGGTACGCTCCACTACCGCGAAGACGGGGATGCGTTCTACCTCCACATCGTCATCAAGAAAGAAGTCGAAGAACGCGACGGTGACAAAGTATTGGGCGTGGACCTGAATTTGAAGAACGTCGCCGTAACGAGTACGGGGTCGTTCTATGATGGTGGTGAACTGTTGTGGGGTCAGAACCACTACTTCCGCGTACGTCGAAGCCTTCAGCACAAAGGCACTCGCTCCGCCAAGCAGGTACTCCGGCGACTGTCGGGGCGAGAGAACCGCTTCGTGCTGAATCGCCTGCACACGATTTCTCGACATATCGTGGAGGAGGCTGACGCCCACGACTGTTCGTACATCGCCGTCGAACGCCTGACCCACATCCGCGAGCGAATGGATAATCGGAACGACCGAGTGAAGCGGCAGATGCACAACTGGGCGTTCCGAGAACTCCAAGAAATGCTCGCGTACAAGGCCGCAGAGTACGGCATCCGCGTTGAGGAGATCCCGCCAGCGTTTACCAGTCAGACCTGCTCGAAGTGCGGGCATCAATCCAGTACGAATCGTAATTCGGACGGGTGGTTCGAGTGTAACGAGTGTGGGTACTCGGTTGATGGTGACTACAACGCGGCGAAGAACATCGGTCTGAAACTGCTAACTTTACCAGAGGGCAAACGTCTCTCTGGGTTGGGCGACGGTCATCTCGCCCTCAAGTCCGGGATGCTGAACGGGAATGGCGATTACACCGCCTCCGACGTTTCGTCGGCAGACCGGGAGTCCACGGACAAGCCCACGACTTCAGTCGTGGGTCGATGACAGCCACGCCTCGTCCGTGACGACTCCGGTCGCCGACTCGGGGTCGCCATCAAGGACGCGGCGGACGTCGGCGGCGACGCTCGCCGAGGCGTCAGCCATCGCCTCGACCGAGTACCACGCGCTGTGCGGGGAGAGCACGACGTCCTCGCGGTCGAGGAGCGGGGAGCCCGTCGGCGGTTCGTCCTCGAAGACGTCGAGTCCGGCGGCGGCGAGCGCGCCCGAGTCGAGCGCGTCGACGAGCGCGGCCTCGTCGACGACGGGGCCGCGGCCGGTGTTCACGAGGACAGCGCCGTCGCGCGGGCCGTCGAGGAAGTCGGCGTCCACGAGCCCGCGCGTCTCGTCGGTGAGCGGCGCGTGCACGGTCACGTGGTCCGCGCGCTCCGCCAGCGCCGCGCGCGTCACCTTCTCGACGTCGTGGTCGCGCATCGCGTCACGCTCGACGTAGGGGTCGTAGGCGACGACGTCGACGTCGAACCCGCGGAGGCGCTCGCGGAACGCGCGAGCGATGGGGCCGAAGGAGACGAGGCCGACCGTCGACCCCGCGAACCGGTGAATCGGCTCCCGGGTCTCCCACGACCACTCGCCGTCGCGCACGCTCGCGTCGTACTCGCGGAGCCGGCGGACGCAGGCGAGGAGGAGGGAGAGCGTGTGCGTCGCCACCTCGTCCACGCAGTAGTCAGGCGCGTGCACGACGGTGACGCCCGCCGTCTCCGCGGCCGCGAGGGCCACGTTGTCCACGCCGATGCTCGGCTGGGCGACGATATCGGCGTCGATCGCTCGGAGCGCGGCCGCGGTGACGGGCGTCTCGCTGTTCGTCACGAGCACGTCGGCGTCCCGGCCGGCGGCGCGGACCGCGGCCTCGGTGTCGAGCGCCGCCGTCGAAAGCTCGACCTCGCGGTCGGCGAGCGCGCGGCTGAACGCGTCGACCTCGACTTTCGGGTCGTCCGCGACGACTACGCGAAGCATACCGGGCGTTCGCCCGGGACGCCCAAGAGCGGTTCGGCGGTTTTTAGACGCTGGCTGGTCCACGCTCTCGCGTATGAACATCCCCTATGTGCTGGCCGTCGTCGTCCACCTCGGGTTCGCCGGGCTCTGGGCCGGCGGCGTCGCGTTCGCCGCGTGGGCCGTCCTCCCGTCCGCGCTCCGCGGCGACATCGACCCGCAGCCGCTCGCCGCGATTACGAACAAGCTCAGCACGCTCACGCGCGTCAGCGCCGTCCTCCTCTTGCTCTCCGGCGGCTACATGGCCGTCTTCATCGGCGGCGACGCCTTCCGCGGCACCACGAGGGGAATCCTCGTCGGCCTCATGGTCGTCCTCTGGCTCGCCCTCACCGGGCTCAGCGAGATGGCGTGCTCGCGCCTCCGCGACGGCACCGACCTCGATAAGGTCCGCGCACCCGCGCGAGAGGCGAAAACCCGCCTCCAGGCCGCCGCCGTTCTCGCCGTCGCCCTCCTCGTCCTCGGCGGCGTCCTCGCCACCGGCGTCTGACCGAACCGACGCGTCCGCGGCGTCGAGCCGTTCCGCTGACAGCTCGCCACCGGACTTTTCACGCGGGCGAGCGACTCACTGGCCGCTATGGCAACCATCACGAGTTCCGTCGTCCTCTTCGTCATCGGCCTGCTCGTCGGCGGGTTCGGCGTCTACGTCGGCGCGCGCTTCATCACCGGCACCGACGACTACACGCGCGCCCTCGTCACCGCCGCCGTCGGCGCGCTCGCCTGGGCGGTCTTCTCCTGGGTCCCCGTCGTCGGCGGCCTCCTCGCGCTCGTCGCGTACGTCTGGGTCATCAAGTGGCGGTACGCGGGCGGCTGGGTGAACGCCGCGCTCATCGCGCTCGTCGCTTGGATTGCGACTGTCGTCGTCGTCTTCGTCCTCAGCGCCGTCGCGCCCGGGCTCGTCGGCGACGTCGTCGGCGTCCCCGGCGTCTGAGCCGACCGACCCCTGCGGCGCAGCAGTCGTTCCGAGAGAAGTGGAAGAAACCGAGCGCGTCGCGCTACTCGTCGCCCTCGTTCTTCGTGTTCCGGTTCTGCGAGGAGATGAGCGTGTCCCCTTCGGCGTTGATTTCGTCGGCTTCGCGGGCGTGCTTGCGGGCGACGCGGTAGGCGGCGAAGAGGATGACGAGGAGGAAGAGCGTGAAGGGGAGAGCGAGCGTCGGCGAGAGCGCCTGGATCGCCTCGAACTCGCTAATCTGGAGGGACATCATCCCGAAGAACGCGAGGAGGCCGCCCCACCACGCGCGGTTGATGGCGTTCGGGTTCTCGTCGCCGAGCGTGATGGCGGAAATCATGAAGACCGCGGAGTCGAGGGAGGTGATGATGTAGCCGGTGATGACGAGGACGAACAGGACGGCGAGCACGTTCCCGAGCGGCGTGATGGTGAGCGCGCGGGCGATGGCGGCGGGCGTGCCGCCGGCCGCGTAGGCGGCGCTCACGGGCTCGAAGTTCCCGGGGGCGAGCACCCAGCCGCCGATGAGGGAGTGTTGAATCCACGTGAGGAACGTCGGGACGAGCACGAGGATGACGAACATCTCGCGGATGGTGCGGCCCTTGGAGACGCGGGCGACGAAGCTCCCGACGAAGATACTCCACGCGGCCCACCACGCCCACCAGAAGCCCGTCCAGTTCGCGGCCCAGTGGCCCGTCGCCGTGGGACCGGTGTAGAGCATCAGGCGGAACATGTTGCTGAGCCAGACGCCGGTCGCGTCGAGCGCGAGCTGGAAGGTGAAGAGCGTCGGGCCGACGACGACGAGCACCGCCATCGAGACGCCGATGAGGTACATCGTCGCGCGGGCGGCGTTCCGGATGCCCTTCCGGAGGCCGAGCCAGACGTCGGCGAGGAAGACGACACCGATGACGGCGAACACCCCGTACGTGAGGAAGTTCGCTTTCAGGCCGAAGGTCTGCCCGAGGATGGACGCCATCGTCTGCGCGCTGAACCCGAGCGTCGTCGCGATGCCGCCGATGGTCGCGACGATGGCGGCGAGGTCCACGATCCAGTAGAGACCGGGAATCCGGTCCTCGTCGACGAGGCCCGTGAGCATGCTCGAAATCTTGTACTCGCCCACGCCGTGCGTGTAGACGATGATGCCGAACGCAATGGAGACGGGCAGATACCACATCGCGAGCCCGGGGAAGACCTCGTGGATGAACATGAAGGCGAGCGCGAGCGACTTCATCGACGCGCCGTCCACGGGCACCGGCGACGGCGGCGGGTTCTGCACGATGGAGACGGGTTCGCCGACGCCCCAGATGAGGATGGACGCCCCGAACCCGACGGTGAAGACCATCGAGAGCCAGGAGAACACGTCGAACTCCGGCTCCGCGTTCGGCCCCCCGATGCGCAGGCGGCCGTACCGCGAGAACGTCAACAGGATGACGATGATGAGCAGGACGAACCCGAGGAGGATGAACCACCAGCCGAAGTACCGGAGCGTCCAGTCGAACGCGCCGTTCAGGATACTCGTGAGCGCCGCCGGTCGCGCGAACCCGAACCCGGCGAGCGCGAGCATCGCCGCCATCGACACGAGGAACAACGCACGCTCCGGCCACGACGCCTCACCCAACCCGAAGACGCTCCATCCCTTCATACGTGACTCCGGGGGGACCGCGGCAGTCGGTTGGCGAAGCCGTCCACATCGCCGTCGCTCACGGCGTGAGAGTGCAACATCACGGAAGTACCCGAAGCGCAACACTCCGCCACTGAAAAGCCCTACGTGTCGGAGTCGAAACCCGCGGCGCGCGGCCCGCTCCGACGCCCGAAAACCGGCGCTTCTCGCCGCATCATTCGACTCTGCGTCTCGCTACGCGCCGACTCACGAGCCTCCTCGCAGTCCCCACTCCCTCGCTAGCGCTCACTCGCTCCGAACCACGTCGTGCTCCCGTGTCGCTCCCTACCGGTCGCTCCCGCTCGCCTATCCCGTGGTTCTCGCTCCCTCGCTAGCGCTCACTCGCTCCGAACCACGTCGTGCTCGCGGCTATCGCCGCTCGCACAGCGGCGTTGCTCTCAGTCGCGTCGCTCCTTCCGAGCCACGTCGTGTTCCAGCGTGCCGACCCCCTCCACGGTCACTTCGACGTGGTCGCCGTCTTCGAGCGGCGCGACGCCCTCGGGCGTTCCCGTGATGATGACGTCGCCGGGTTCGAGCGTGAGGTACTGCGTGATTTCCTCGATGAGCTCGGGGACGGAGAAGATGAAGTGCTCGATGCTGGAGGACTGGCGGAGTTCGCCGTTCACGCGGAGTTCGATGTCGGCG carries:
- a CDS encoding C-terminal binding protein; amino-acid sequence: MLRVVVADDPKVEVDAFSRALADREVELSTAALDTEAAVRAAGRDADVLVTNSETPVTAAALRAIDADIVAQPSIGVDNVALAAAETAGVTVVHAPDYCVDEVATHTLSLLLACVRRLREYDASVRDGEWSWETREPIHRFAGSTVGLVSFGPIARAFRERLRGFDVDVVAYDPYVERDAMRDHDVEKVTRAALAERADHVTVHAPLTDETRGLVDADFLDGPRDGAVLVNTGRGPVVDEAALVDALDSGALAAAGLDVFEDEPPTGSPLLDREDVVLSPHSAWYSVEAMADASASVAADVRRVLDGDPESATGVVTDEAWLSSTHD
- a CDS encoding CopD family protein; this encodes MNIPYVLAVVVHLGFAGLWAGGVAFAAWAVLPSALRGDIDPQPLAAITNKLSTLTRVSAVLLLLSGGYMAVFIGGDAFRGTTRGILVGLMVVLWLALTGLSEMACSRLRDGTDLDKVRAPAREAKTRLQAAAVLAVALLVLGGVLATGV
- a CDS encoding BCCT family transporter — translated: MKGWSVFGLGEASWPERALFLVSMAAMLALAGFGFARPAALTSILNGAFDWTLRYFGWWFILLGFVLLIIVILLTFSRYGRLRIGGPNAEPEFDVFSWLSMVFTVGFGASILIWGVGEPVSIVQNPPPSPVPVDGASMKSLALAFMFIHEVFPGLAMWYLPVSIAFGIIVYTHGVGEYKISSMLTGLVDEDRIPGLYWIVDLAAIVATIGGIATTLGFSAQTMASILGQTFGLKANFLTYGVFAVIGVVFLADVWLGLRKGIRNAARATMYLIGVSMAVLVVVGPTLFTFQLALDATGVWLSNMFRLMLYTGPTATGHWAANWTGFWWAWWAAWSIFVGSFVARVSKGRTIREMFVILVLVPTFLTWIQHSLIGGWVLAPGNFEPVSAAYAAGGTPAAIARALTITPLGNVLAVLFVLVITGYIITSLDSAVFMISAITLGDENPNAINRAWWGGLLAFFGMMSLQISEFEAIQALSPTLALPFTLFLLVILFAAYRVARKHAREADEINAEGDTLISSQNRNTKNEGDE
- a CDS encoding RNA-guided endonuclease InsQ/TnpB family protein, producing the protein MEVKRTIPVKLSVPDDREGDLHQTIEQFNHACNYTVQHGRNDGGYLILNKSTIHDEVYHDLRDETDLPANLCVRAYSKAIEAMKSTVADWKKGNSRPLPRFNEPSAVYDKRTLTIKDRSATLSTLNGRVAVDYVLGDYQKSYLDDDDYQKRMGTLHYREDGDAFYLHIVIKKEVEERDGDKVLGVDLNLKNVAVTSTGSFYDGGELLWGQNHYFRVRRSLQHKGTRSAKQVLRRLSGRENRFVLNRLHTISRHIVEEADAHDCSYIAVERLTHIRERMDNRNDRVKRQMHNWAFRELQEMLAYKAAEYGIRVEEIPPAFTSQTCSKCGHQSSTNRNSDGWFECNECGYSVDGDYNAAKNIGLKLLTLPEGKRLSGLGDGHLALKSGMLNGNGDYTASDVSSADRESTDKPTTSVVGR